In Musa acuminata AAA Group cultivar baxijiao chromosome BXJ2-8, Cavendish_Baxijiao_AAA, whole genome shotgun sequence, one genomic interval encodes:
- the LOC135619428 gene encoding uncharacterized protein LOC135619428 — translation MEDTFDPSVVGGGAAPAADPHHGWQKVTYTKRQRRPQPPADPDRNRPSGLPHPADRSHVFDSLEQKARERRRAIESAAAAAEFAEAGDAKSRPAMAASDEEDDDSGAEVARGIQENSGQATTKEKQKKPKVTVAEAAAKIDAADLATFLVEISATYESQQDIQLMRFADFFARSFASVSASQFPWAKMFKESPVAKIADIPVCHISESVYKTSVDWIALKSPEALCEFILWCLDSILIDLASQQSTVKGSKKLIQQSPSKAQVAIFVVLAMVLRRKPDTLISLLPKLKDNSQYHGQEKLPVIVWLFAQASQGDPVVGMYLWAHYLFPVVCGKSSGNPQSRDLVLQLVEGILSRPKARAILLNGAVRKGERLVPPNALDLLMRITLTAPTARVKATERFEVVYPTLRELALAGSPGTKTTRQAAQQLLPAAFQAIQEKNPELTKEATDIFIWCLSQNAECYRQWEKLHLENVDASIAVLQNLSSEWGKYSTKISPDALRETLKNLRAKNEEALSRSMDASKLTSIKDADRCCKAVLGKLTRTCGCMKSGIFVLVLAFGVYYAVNPGTELFNWEKLHVAFSSIQSS, via the exons aTGGAAGATACCTTCGATCCCTCGGTCGTCGGCGGCGGCGCCGCCCCCGCTGCCGATCCTCACCACGGCTGGCAGAAGGTCACCTACACCAAGCGCCAGCGTCGGCCCCAGCCGCCTGCTGATCCCGATCGAAACCGCCCCAGCGGTCTCCCCCACCCCGCCGATCGCTCCCACGTCTTTGACTCCCTCGAGCAGAAGGCCCGCGAGCGGCGACGCGCCATCGAGTCTGCCGCTGCGGCGGCGGAGTTTGCCGAAGCCGGTGATGCCAAATCCAGGCCCGCGATGGCTGCCTCGGACGAAGAGGACGACGACAGTGGGGCGGAGGTCGCGCGCGGAATCCAAGAGAACTCGGGGCAGGCAACGACGAAGGAGAAGCAGAAGAAGCCCAAGGTCACTGTGGCGGAAGCCGCCGCCAAGATCGATGCCGCCGATCTCGCTACATTTCTTGTCGAAATCTCG GCGACATACGAATCTCAACAGGATATTCAACTCATGAGATTTGCAGATTTCTTCGCACGTTCCTTTGCCTCGGTTAGCGCTTCACAATTCCCATGGGCTAAGATGTTCAAGGAATCGCCCGTTGCTAAGATCGCTGAT ATTCCTGTGTGCCATATATCTGAATCTGTTTACAAGACTTCAGTTGATTGGATCGCATTGAAATCTCCTGAAGCTTTGTGTGAATTTATTTTGTGGTGCCTGGACAGCATTCTCATTGACCTGGCAAGTCAGCAATCCACGGTCAAGGGCTCAAAAAAATTGATTCAACAGAGTCCATCAAAGGCTCAG GTTGCAATATTCGTTGTTCTGGCAATGGTCTTAAGACGGAAGCCTGACACACTTATTAGTCTTTTGCCCAAATTAAAGGACAATTCTCAATATCATGGACAAGAGAAACTTCCGGTTATTGTTTGGCTTTTTGCACAG GCTTCTCAGGGAGATCCAGTTGTTGGCATGTACTTATGGGCACACTACCTATTTCCTGTTGTTTGTGGTAAATCAAGTGGGAACCCACAATCTAGGGACTTGGTTTTGCAATTGGTTGAAGG GATTCTCTCCAGGCCAAAAGCTCGAGCTATTTTATTAAATGGTGCTGTCAGAAAGGGGGAACGCCTAGTGCCGCCTAATGCACTTGATTTGCTAATGCGAATAACATTAACTGCTCCTACAGCACGTGTCAAG GCCACAGAGAGGTTTGAGGTGGTGTATCCTACTCTGAGAGAGCTGGCTCTTGCTGGCTCCCCTGGGACAAAAACCACGAGACAAGCAGCACAGCAGCTTTTGCCTGCTGCTTTTCAAGCAATTCAAGAAA AGAATCCAGAACTAACAAAAGAAGCAACAGATATATTCATCTGGTGTTTGTCTCAGAATGCTGAATGTTACAGGCAATGG GAAAAACTTCATCTCGAAAATGTTGATGCAAGTATTGCTGTTCTTCAAAATCTATCAAGTGAATGGGGAAAATACTCGACCAAAATATCTCCTGATGCTCTCAGAGAAACACTTAAGAATTTGAGAGCTAAA AATGAGGAAGCCCTATCGAGGAGTATGGATGCCAGCAAACTTACATCCATCAAAGATGCAGACAGATGCTGCAAGGCAGTCTTGGGGAAGTTAACACGTACTTGTGGTTGCATGAAGAGTGGTATTTTCGTGCTTGTGCTTGCCTTTGGAGTCTATTATGCTGTCAACCCTGGGACGGAGTTGTTTAACTGGGAGAAACTTCATGTGGCCTTCAGTTCCATTCAATCCTCTTAG
- the LOC135619429 gene encoding transcription factor MYB62-like, which translates to MEVRRGPWTLEEDTLLTHYIACHGEGRWNLLARCSGLKRTGKSCRLRWLNYLKPDIKRGNLSQEEQLLILELHSKWGNRWSRIAQHLPGRTDNEIKNYWRTRVQKQARQMKVDANSIMFRDALRCHWTPRLLEKIGSSQTMQNPVANTNAPTTDQPQLTSCSTVLPQVPVAMSDPNSVTLDQFSSIISSMNNAYDLDAWGLTPMPASDHHTVANNDCSSDVGDDLWCVDELHDMFKSYLSGAETEFPFC; encoded by the exons ATGGAGGTAAGGAGGGGGCCTTGGACTCTCGAAGAGGACACACTCCTCACCCACTACATTGCTTGCCATGGCGAAGGTCGTTGGAATCTCCTCGCCAGGTGCTCCG GCTTGAAGAGAACCGGCAAGAGTTGTCGGCTGAGGTGGTTGAATTACCTGAAGCCCGATATAAAGCGAGGTAATCTCTCCCAGGAAGAGCAGCTCCTAATCCTCGAACTCCACTCCAAGTGGGGGAATAG GTGGTCGAGAATTGCGCAACATCTACCGGGTAGAacagacaacgagatcaagaactactggaggacTCGAGTGCAGAAGCAGGCGAGGCAGATGAAGGTTGATGCCAACAGCATCATGTTCCGGGATGCCCTCCGGTGCCACTGGACGCCAAGGTTGCTTGAGAAGATAGGCTCTTCTCAGACCATGCAAAACCCCGTTGCCAACACCAACGCTCCAACAACCGATCAACCTCAGTTAACATCCTGCTCCACCGTGCTTCCTCAAGTTCCAGTTGCTATGTCCGATCCCAACAGCGTCACCTTGGATCAATTCTCCAGTATCATTAGCTCCATGAACAATGCTTATGATCTAGACGCCTGGGGCCTAACACCCATGCCGGCATCAGATCATCACACTGTGGCTAACAATGATTGTAGCAGCGATGTTGGGGATGACTTGTGGTGCGTGGATGAATTACATGACATGTTCAAAAGCTACTTGAGTGGAGCAGAAACCGAGTTCCCTTTTTGCTAA